One segment of Methanolinea mesophila DNA contains the following:
- a CDS encoding diadenylate cyclase produces the protein MGDRSGNRKIIHHIRKFSDISFDLEMSNNNTFQTRFDSFVYFCENDEVMKIISSRLKNADVRFDDWWNRGRDAGGQAPGSKQFTLPLGDFEKDALLYQLVLRIFERKIDLKQFCTEYFGETNYIGMIFEFKQAVLSPLIRSMGYMLKDILIELEEPAGNGTPDGGSYRDNPNAQYKYPGVLTPGETADILAGTDVDDMIFYRVLEIAEKLNKYGYEGKRIGTSFVVGNYEEIEQHIVKNPTNPFKETGHRILDRDTLEFVERYATLDGAVIITGDGLVMDAGAIIAADIRNLGVSGGARHIFAAAITKSSNSVSVVVSQSGGIRIYKHGEEIKKIP, from the coding sequence ATGGGTGATCGCTCCGGAAACAGGAAAATAATTCACCACATCAGGAAATTTTCCGATATTTCGTTCGATCTGGAGATGTCCAACAACAATACGTTCCAGACGAGATTTGACAGTTTCGTCTATTTCTGCGAAAACGACGAGGTGATGAAGATCATCTCGTCCCGGCTGAAAAATGCCGATGTTCGCTTTGACGACTGGTGGAACCGCGGCCGGGACGCCGGAGGTCAGGCGCCCGGGTCGAAACAGTTTACGCTCCCCCTCGGTGATTTCGAAAAAGATGCCCTGTTGTACCAGCTTGTCCTCAGAATATTCGAGAGAAAGATCGATCTCAAGCAGTTTTGTACGGAGTATTTCGGGGAGACCAACTATATCGGGATGATCTTCGAGTTCAAGCAGGCAGTACTGAGTCCGCTGATACGGTCGATGGGGTACATGCTCAAGGATATTCTTATCGAACTGGAGGAACCGGCAGGAAACGGGACCCCGGACGGCGGGTCCTATCGGGACAACCCTAACGCACAGTATAAATATCCGGGTGTGTTGACTCCGGGAGAGACCGCGGATATTCTTGCGGGGACCGATGTCGACGACATGATTTTCTACCGGGTCCTCGAGATCGCGGAGAAACTCAACAAGTACGGGTACGAGGGGAAGAGGATCGGGACCTCGTTCGTCGTCGGGAACTACGAAGAGATCGAGCAGCATATCGTGAAAAACCCGACGAACCCCTTCAAGGAGACCGGGCACCGGATCCTCGACCGCGACACGCTCGAGTTCGTCGAACGTTACGCCACCCTGGACGGAGCCGTTATTATCACGGGGGACGGGCTCGTAATGGACGCAGGTGCGATTATTGCGGCAGACATAAGGAATCTCGGGGTCTCCGGAGGGGCCAGGCATATATTCGCCGCCGCAATCACGAAGAGTTCGAATTCCGTAAGTGTCGTCGTGTCCCAGAGCGGCGGGATCAGGATTTATAAACACGGCGAAGAGATCAAGAAAATTCCATAA
- a CDS encoding TIGR00341 family protein, producing the protein MAENYISRQLGRFEAGYLPDFESKLFFEGERRHRQVTNFTVLLLLATVIATYGVITNSTATVIGAMIIAPLMTPIMATAAAVILGSPSRAFKSLQLVVLGVIAVVLLSLVLTFFVPEVFISYSSNPQITSRVSPSLLDLIIALAAGAAGAFAIGRKEIADSLAGVAIAISLVPPLCVVGVSIANGYFVQASGAFLLFLTNFFAILVAGSTVYSFMGLQKYSTADVHGEIRQKAVRYILAGTLVITVLLVVTSFNAFQTTNNQYIASTTVTEWIGNAPFQVSSVTTNGVDVSVTIVGNGDVPPVANLEKMLSQAFGHPVVISLHVIPQTSVVYPEPAT; encoded by the coding sequence ATGGCAGAAAATTACATTTCCCGGCAACTGGGCCGCTTCGAGGCAGGATACCTCCCGGACTTCGAGTCCAAGCTCTTCTTTGAAGGGGAGCGAAGACACCGCCAGGTGACGAACTTTACGGTCCTCCTCCTCCTTGCGACCGTTATCGCGACCTATGGTGTCATTACCAATTCGACCGCCACCGTGATAGGCGCGATGATCATCGCTCCCCTCATGACCCCGATCATGGCCACCGCCGCCGCGGTCATCCTCGGTTCGCCCTCTCGGGCATTCAAATCCCTCCAGCTCGTGGTGCTCGGGGTGATCGCGGTGGTCCTGTTGTCCCTGGTTCTCACGTTCTTCGTCCCCGAGGTGTTCATCTCGTACTCGTCGAATCCGCAGATCACCTCCCGGGTCTCGCCGAGCCTGCTGGATTTGATCATCGCGCTCGCCGCAGGCGCCGCGGGGGCGTTCGCCATCGGCAGGAAGGAGATCGCGGATTCCCTCGCCGGGGTCGCCATCGCCATCTCCCTCGTCCCTCCCCTGTGCGTGGTGGGAGTATCCATCGCGAACGGGTATTTCGTCCAGGCCAGCGGGGCATTCCTGCTCTTCCTCACCAACTTCTTCGCCATCCTCGTCGCCGGGAGCACGGTCTACAGTTTCATGGGTCTCCAGAAGTATTCCACCGCCGATGTCCACGGAGAGATCCGCCAGAAGGCGGTCCGTTACATTCTCGCCGGGACCCTCGTCATCACGGTCCTGCTGGTCGTTACTTCATTCAACGCGTTCCAGACCACCAATAACCAGTACATCGCGAGCACGACCGTGACGGAATGGATAGGGAACGCACCGTTCCAGGTCTCCAGCGTCACTACCAACGGTGTCGATGTCTCGGTCACGATCGTGGGCAATGGTGACGTCCCCCCCGTGGCGAATCTGGAGAAGATGCTTTCCCAGGCATTCGGCCATCCCGTCGTCATCAGCCTTCACGTGATCCCGCAGACCAGCGTGGTCTACCCGGAGCCGGCGACATGA
- a CDS encoding DUF3795 domain-containing protein — MESPSASALIAPCGMNCGVCIAHLRERNPCPGCRGPDAGKPVTRTRCKIKTCGTLRERNAKYCFECEQFPCERLQHLDKRYRTKYHASVVENLETIKKSGIRKFLADEKRRWTCSRCGGTVSIHGARCSRCGYQESPEGDSLP, encoded by the coding sequence ATGGAATCCCCCTCTGCAAGTGCCCTGATCGCCCCCTGCGGAATGAACTGCGGCGTGTGCATCGCCCACTTGAGGGAGAGGAATCCATGCCCCGGGTGCAGGGGGCCGGATGCCGGAAAACCGGTCACGAGGACCCGGTGCAAAATTAAAACGTGCGGGACGCTCCGGGAACGTAACGCGAAGTACTGCTTCGAGTGCGAACAATTTCCCTGCGAGCGGCTGCAGCACCTCGACAAGAGGTACAGAACGAAATACCACGCGAGCGTTGTCGAAAACCTGGAAACGATAAAAAAATCTGGCATCAGGAAATTCCTCGCCGACGAAAAGAGGAGATGGACCTGTTCACGTTGCGGTGGGACGGTGAGCATTCATGGTGCACGCTGCAGCCGTTGCGGATACCAGGAGTCTCCCGAGGGAGATTCGCTTCCGTGA
- a CDS encoding tetratricopeptide repeat protein: protein MAERVPEKDLDDPAVWKQEGDRFFQRGDYEAASMNYVRAIELNPEYLDAWNSLSAALRKMGRTEEAGRAMHFVKDLQGEGPGEAAAREPPLPEETGHETHPPDYARLERDKKSPAVAGVVAFFFAGLGQIYNGQNFKGFLILAGTIFGLALLIIPGVVIWLFGIYDAYTTAKKMRYGKITYEPTNLLFVMLYFALLIVIVLVLAAAILSIFAGLDGASPLSLLNISAHPGDPQGRNSMSWVANGT, encoded by the coding sequence ATGGCGGAACGTGTCCCGGAGAAGGACCTGGACGACCCGGCAGTATGGAAACAGGAAGGGGACCGGTTTTTCCAGAGAGGGGACTACGAAGCGGCTTCCATGAATTATGTCCGGGCCATCGAACTCAACCCGGAATATCTCGATGCCTGGAACAGCCTGAGCGCAGCCCTCCGGAAAATGGGGAGGACGGAAGAGGCGGGCCGGGCCATGCATTTTGTCAAAGACCTGCAGGGTGAAGGCCCGGGAGAAGCGGCAGCCCGTGAACCTCCGCTCCCGGAGGAGACGGGGCACGAGACGCATCCGCCAGACTACGCACGGCTGGAACGGGATAAAAAAAGCCCGGCGGTCGCCGGGGTCGTTGCCTTCTTCTTCGCCGGGCTCGGCCAGATCTACAACGGCCAGAACTTTAAGGGGTTCCTGATCCTGGCCGGGACGATATTCGGCCTCGCGCTGCTGATCATACCCGGGGTGGTGATATGGCTGTTCGGGATCTACGACGCCTATACCACTGCAAAGAAGATGCGATACGGAAAAATCACCTACGAACCGACCAATCTGCTCTTTGTAATGCTCTATTTCGCACTCCTGATCGTCATCGTGCTGGTCCTGGCAGCGGCGATCCTCTCGATTTTCGCGGGGCTGGACGGGGCCTCCCCGCTCTCCCTCCTGAATATCAGCGCCCACCCCGGCGACCCGCAGGGAAGGAATTCCATGAGCTGGGTTGCGAACGGGACATGA
- a CDS encoding DUF4870 domain-containing protein, with protein MAETANPKATFGLDENIASLLCYLVVWITGIIFYLVEKDNKTVKFHALQSVLTFLPLNILYWVLGLFWWTGVAYILAIIVGIIMFILWIVLMIKAYQGERYKLPIVGDIVENALK; from the coding sequence ATGGCAGAAACGGCTAATCCTAAGGCAACTTTCGGACTGGATGAGAACATTGCTTCCCTGCTCTGTTACCTGGTCGTCTGGATCACGGGGATCATCTTTTACCTGGTGGAAAAAGATAACAAGACGGTAAAATTCCATGCTTTACAATCTGTGTTAACGTTCCTTCCTCTCAACATACTCTACTGGGTCCTCGGTCTGTTCTGGTGGACCGGCGTCGCATACATCCTGGCAATTATCGTGGGTATCATCATGTTTATCCTGTGGATCGTACTGATGATCAAAGCATACCAGGGGGAGAGATACAAACTGCCGATAGTGGGGGATATCGTCGAAAACGCACTCAAATAA
- a CDS encoding DUF169 domain-containing protein — translation MAELTFREIGDRLVSAFGFTARPLAVYGSDTKPAGAVHLPAVNRCIAMSMFRMATEHGVDAVYMSGDEPEGCCMGGLTHMGFIATPEDIKYFVSTGRADIRGGAAEFLKADPGLVERSFAAEGTITPPGRYLIIRSCDTLDGKDPGVRSICCFGNAEEIRNLAALVHFDRDDPFTAVVVPWGPSCSTYISYPAGMASKAPQDTAFMGPQDPTQNYAFPPDMMALGIPAGMARRMVRNLDTSFVIRRPKVAFPDHEKIAERKKR, via the coding sequence ATGGCAGAACTGACCTTCAGGGAGATCGGGGATCGCCTCGTCTCGGCCTTCGGGTTCACCGCGAGGCCACTGGCAGTATACGGCAGCGATACGAAGCCTGCGGGCGCCGTTCACCTCCCGGCGGTGAACCGTTGCATCGCGATGTCCATGTTTCGCATGGCAACCGAACACGGCGTGGATGCAGTGTACATGAGCGGGGACGAACCGGAAGGGTGTTGCATGGGCGGGCTCACCCACATGGGATTCATCGCCACGCCGGAGGATATCAAGTACTTCGTATCCACCGGGAGGGCGGATATCCGTGGAGGCGCCGCCGAATTCCTCAAGGCGGACCCCGGGCTCGTCGAACGGTCCTTCGCGGCCGAAGGGACCATCACCCCGCCCGGCCGGTACCTGATCATCAGGTCGTGCGACACCCTGGACGGGAAAGACCCCGGGGTGAGGTCGATCTGCTGCTTCGGAAATGCCGAAGAGATCCGGAACCTCGCCGCCCTGGTGCATTTCGACCGGGACGACCCGTTCACCGCGGTGGTCGTGCCGTGGGGCCCGTCCTGTTCTACCTACATCAGTTACCCGGCCGGGATGGCCTCAAAGGCCCCGCAGGACACGGCGTTCATGGGCCCCCAGGACCCTACCCAGAACTACGCGTTCCCCCCCGACATGATGGCGCTCGGGATCCCTGCCGGTATGGCAAGGCGGATGGTCCGCAACCTGGACACGTCGTTTGTGATCAGGAGGCCGAAGGTGGCGTTCCCCGACCACGAGAAGATTGCGGAACGTAAAAAACGATGA
- a CDS encoding mechanosensitive ion channel family protein, with product MGKIRLSARYVLLLILFFAVFFAIDVILEDVFFENVLATYIVALIVVVSYSIGAWVLVRKMPDEASRMTATRIFIAILLGLGFFLALTVWSEDPSQILITIGIIWGAILVALRDLIQNVVGSLMLLLTGVYRIGDHIRVKGVYGLVMDISVFRTTLMELDYDSNDRPTGEIITIPNGILFREVVTNTTRHLSIVTDEIRITVPFTTDIDRVRNLLIDAIQKYTGEIEEKAREELRNLGQRKYLPSLDTGPSFHLELTDRGTVLTVNYITSARDRSLVKTRIIEELSSDIPGVMSNDR from the coding sequence ATGGGTAAAATCAGGCTGTCCGCCCGCTACGTGCTCCTCCTCATCCTGTTCTTTGCGGTATTCTTCGCAATCGACGTCATCCTCGAGGACGTGTTCTTCGAGAACGTGCTGGCGACGTACATCGTGGCCCTGATTGTCGTCGTGTCGTACAGCATCGGGGCATGGGTCCTGGTACGGAAGATGCCGGACGAAGCGTCCCGCATGACGGCGACCAGGATATTCATCGCCATCCTCCTGGGACTCGGTTTTTTCCTTGCACTTACGGTATGGAGCGAGGACCCGTCGCAGATCCTGATCACGATTGGGATCATCTGGGGGGCGATTCTCGTCGCACTCAGGGATCTGATCCAGAACGTAGTCGGGAGCCTCATGCTCCTCCTCACCGGGGTCTACCGCATCGGCGACCATATCCGGGTGAAAGGGGTATACGGCCTTGTTATGGATATCAGCGTGTTCCGGACCACCCTCATGGAGCTCGACTACGACTCGAACGATAGACCGACGGGCGAGATCATCACCATTCCGAACGGCATCCTGTTCCGGGAGGTGGTGACCAACACCACCCGCCACCTCTCGATAGTCACCGACGAGATCAGGATCACCGTTCCCTTCACCACCGATATCGACCGTGTGAGGAACCTGCTGATAGACGCGATCCAGAAATATACCGGGGAGATCGAGGAAAAAGCCAGGGAAGAACTGAGGAATCTCGGGCAAAGGAAATATCTCCCCTCCCTCGATACCGGGCCCTCGTTCCATCTTGAGCTGACGGACCGGGGCACCGTGCTCACGGTAAACTACATCACTTCGGCAAGGGACCGGTCCCTGGTGAAGACCAGGATCATCGAGGAGCTCTCGAGTGATATCCCCGGAGTCATGAGCAACGACAGGTGA
- a CDS encoding ADP-ribosyltransferase → MEPSAKNTPYSNRDDLTGNEKEAVGLYLENWDYVNDTLRKPKEVKELEEWQYLPNLVYHIDSAISKSSPGEALLFRELHGDFATRALFCLAIPPGNPGDSEYGPAVPHLIRDRGYCSFSGDLDMVLEDENETRGRKVILVHKPRQGEPGLYIDEQGEVLFPRETLWITTGYSYQDRKDCSVVFISVDRFRTG, encoded by the coding sequence ATGGAACCGTCCGCAAAGAACACCCCGTATTCGAACCGGGACGACCTGACCGGAAACGAAAAGGAGGCAGTCGGGTTGTACCTGGAGAACTGGGATTACGTGAACGATACGCTGAGAAAACCGAAAGAGGTCAAGGAACTCGAGGAATGGCAGTACCTCCCGAACCTCGTCTACCATATCGACAGTGCCATCTCGAAGTCTTCTCCCGGGGAGGCCCTCCTCTTCCGGGAACTGCACGGGGACTTTGCGACACGAGCCCTGTTCTGCCTCGCTATCCCGCCCGGGAATCCCGGTGATTCGGAGTATGGCCCCGCGGTCCCCCACCTTATCCGGGACAGGGGATACTGCTCCTTTTCCGGGGACCTCGACATGGTACTGGAAGACGAGAATGAGACGAGGGGCCGGAAGGTCATCCTGGTGCATAAACCCCGGCAAGGGGAGCCCGGGCTGTATATCGACGAACAGGGGGAAGTGCTCTTCCCCCGGGAAACACTCTGGATCACGACAGGGTACTCTTACCAGGACCGTAAGGACTGTAGCGTCGTGTTCATCAGTGTGGACAGGTTCAGGACAGGGTGA
- a CDS encoding energy-coupling factor transporter transmembrane component T family protein gives MAREDGRKAGGPPGTDPETGTVAGRKGIKKRIFGKRGGFLAYIPGESFIHRMNPLTKLAILIIFTGTALAFGKALPGLVLWSSVLAAAWLAGLIRPLFRGYLIIVPFIVFVVVTDAFFAGPEAGVVIVTWQAGFVTLKLVSGRVLFALAMGFRLLALSGVGILFISTTSYTAFVRALRSAGFPGGIAFSLGTAFRTMSVLAEDASKIMNAQRSRGMEFDRGLLTRNRNKLMTLTVPMAVIVLRRSRSLTAAMESRGFSSSARPTVYRRPGFSGADAAVVIAVAAVVAIAWYASLRT, from the coding sequence ATGGCCCGCGAAGACGGCCGGAAGGCCGGTGGCCCGCCCGGGACGGACCCGGAGACAGGAACGGTGGCGGGTAGGAAGGGAATAAAAAAGAGGATATTCGGGAAAAGAGGAGGATTTCTTGCCTATATCCCGGGCGAGTCCTTCATCCACCGGATGAATCCCCTCACGAAACTCGCAATACTCATCATTTTCACCGGGACGGCACTCGCGTTCGGGAAGGCCCTGCCGGGACTGGTCCTCTGGAGCTCGGTCCTGGCGGCAGCATGGCTCGCGGGACTGATCCGCCCGCTCTTTCGGGGTTACCTGATCATCGTCCCCTTCATCGTGTTCGTCGTGGTAACCGATGCGTTCTTCGCGGGCCCCGAGGCCGGGGTGGTGATCGTGACCTGGCAGGCGGGATTCGTCACGTTAAAACTGGTGTCCGGGAGGGTCCTCTTCGCCCTGGCTATGGGATTCAGGCTCCTTGCCCTCTCCGGGGTGGGGATACTCTTCATCTCCACCACAAGTTACACGGCGTTCGTCCGTGCCCTGAGGTCCGCGGGCTTCCCGGGGGGGATCGCGTTCTCGCTCGGGACTGCGTTCCGGACCATGAGCGTCCTCGCCGAGGACGCCTCGAAGATCATGAACGCCCAGCGTTCGCGGGGAATGGAGTTCGACCGCGGGCTCCTGACACGGAACCGGAACAAGCTGATGACCCTGACAGTCCCCATGGCGGTGATCGTGCTTCGCAGGTCGCGGAGCCTTACCGCAGCAATGGAAAGCAGGGGTTTTTCCTCTTCCGCCAGGCCCACGGTCTACCGTCGCCCCGGCTTCTCCGGGGCCGATGCGGCGGTCGTCATCGCCGTCGCGGCGGTCGTCGCGATTGCCTGGTATGCGTCCCTGAGAACGTAG
- a CDS encoding ABC transporter ATP-binding protein: protein MVKPGSIDEEEERGTSRQKETEAIIEVRGLSFRHPTTVSGRTVTALNDVNLSIHRGELVGHAGMSGSGKSTFCYCLNGLIPHLFPGVMEGTVTVLGMDTRSCRVTDLAAHVALVFQNPEDQIFSSDVESEIAFGPEQMVWTEEEIGKTIDASLDALDIAHLRDRDTGELSWGERQRVAIAAAIAVHPEVLVLDEPFSGIDHETSARLTGLIANLNRTTGTTVILAEQRLSLLLPLVGRLVVFDRGRVVYDGPPDTLPGWYTMEDPVYAQGQSHEEHMKESCGREPAVSVRELVFYYPEREEPAIAIERLDIFPGEITVIRGQNGSGKSTLIRHLNGIQKPHSGELRVMGRDVWGRSTAELSREAGVLLQHADYQLFAETVSEELSFGPENLGVGAEETDRRVGKVADRLDITSLGLKTPPLGLSSGEKQRVAIGSVLTMETPVVVLDEPTLGLDRRCKRIVGQVLGELRDAGAAVIVATHDEEFARLIRDRVIVLDHGRVISDTRGGPHPEEDRCRIIPDNREVIGHEEDRCSTVPDSRVESGHEEDHCRTVLNSRDENGHEEDRCRIVPDNREEIGREEDRDPGRP from the coding sequence ATGGTGAAACCCGGATCGATTGATGAGGAGGAGGAACGGGGGACCTCGCGGCAAAAGGAAACCGAAGCGATCATCGAGGTCCGCGGACTTTCGTTCCGCCACCCGACAACGGTATCCGGGAGGACCGTGACCGCCCTCAACGACGTGAACCTCTCCATCCACCGGGGAGAACTGGTAGGGCACGCCGGGATGAGCGGTTCAGGGAAGTCGACCTTCTGCTACTGCCTGAACGGGCTGATCCCCCACCTCTTCCCCGGGGTGATGGAGGGAACGGTCACCGTTCTCGGGATGGACACCCGTTCCTGCAGGGTGACCGACCTCGCGGCGCACGTGGCACTCGTGTTCCAGAACCCCGAAGACCAGATCTTCTCCTCGGACGTCGAGTCCGAGATCGCGTTCGGCCCGGAACAGATGGTCTGGACCGAAGAGGAGATCGGGAAGACCATCGATGCGTCGCTCGACGCACTCGATATTGCGCACCTGCGGGACAGGGATACCGGGGAACTCTCCTGGGGGGAACGCCAGAGGGTGGCGATCGCCGCCGCAATTGCGGTGCACCCCGAAGTCCTCGTCCTTGACGAACCGTTTTCAGGGATAGACCACGAGACATCCGCGAGGCTGACCGGCCTCATTGCAAATCTCAACCGGACAACGGGAACTACGGTGATCCTCGCGGAACAACGCCTCTCCCTGCTGCTTCCGCTCGTCGGGCGGCTGGTGGTCTTTGACCGGGGGCGGGTCGTCTACGATGGTCCGCCCGATACGCTCCCCGGGTGGTATACCATGGAGGACCCGGTCTATGCACAGGGGCAGAGCCATGAAGAGCATATGAAGGAATCTTGCGGGAGGGAGCCTGCGGTCTCGGTCAGGGAACTTGTATTTTATTATCCCGAGAGGGAGGAGCCCGCGATCGCGATAGAACGCCTTGATATCTTTCCCGGGGAGATCACGGTCATCCGGGGGCAGAACGGCTCAGGGAAGAGCACCCTCATCCGGCACCTGAACGGTATCCAGAAACCGCATTCCGGAGAACTACGGGTGATGGGCAGGGATGTGTGGGGGAGGAGCACCGCGGAGCTCTCCCGGGAGGCGGGAGTGCTCCTCCAGCACGCGGACTACCAGCTCTTCGCCGAGACGGTCTCAGAGGAACTTTCCTTCGGCCCGGAGAACCTCGGGGTGGGGGCTGAGGAGACGGACCGGAGGGTCGGGAAGGTCGCCGACCGGCTGGACATTACCAGCCTCGGTTTAAAGACGCCGCCTCTCGGCCTCTCATCCGGGGAGAAGCAGCGGGTGGCCATTGGTAGTGTGCTCACCATGGAGACCCCGGTGGTGGTGCTCGACGAACCCACGCTCGGGCTCGACCGGAGGTGCAAGCGTATCGTCGGGCAGGTGCTCGGCGAGCTCCGCGACGCGGGGGCGGCGGTGATCGTCGCCACCCATGACGAGGAATTCGCCCGTCTCATCCGGGACCGGGTGATAGTCCTCGATCACGGAAGGGTCATCTCGGATACGCGGGGAGGACCCCACCCTGAAGAAGATCGCTGCAGGATCATCCCGGATAACCGGGAAGTGATCGGCCATGAAGAAGATCGCTGCAGCACAGTCCCGGATAGTCGGGTAGAGAGCGGCCATGAAGAAGATCACTGCAGGACCGTCTTGAATAGCAGGGATGAGAACGGTCATGAGGAAGATCGCTGCAGGATCGTCCCGGATAACCGGGAAGAGATCGGCCGTGAAGAAGATCGTGATCCGGGGAGGCCGTGA
- a CDS encoding ECF transporter S component, whose amino-acid sequence MKPRKPYFSLYELSVLSICGGLIFVLKTAFKIPLHLPGHSGIFWVIPVMFAVAVVRKPGSGTYVGVISGLLTAFFGMDPLGMMDSITYLALGVAVDIEGVIFRYRFDHPAIGFVVGASSNIAKMLVNYAIQLALGVLPVFIILGIGISSVTHLVFGGIGGIIAAVIIARLMKAGIIAGHET is encoded by the coding sequence ATGAAACCCCGGAAGCCCTACTTCTCCCTCTACGAACTCTCCGTCCTCTCGATCTGCGGCGGGCTGATATTCGTCCTCAAGACCGCGTTCAAGATCCCGCTCCACCTCCCCGGCCATTCGGGAATATTCTGGGTCATCCCGGTGATGTTCGCGGTTGCGGTGGTGAGAAAACCCGGTTCGGGAACCTACGTGGGAGTGATATCCGGGCTGCTCACGGCGTTCTTCGGGATGGACCCGCTCGGGATGATGGACTCGATCACCTACCTCGCCCTGGGAGTCGCGGTGGATATCGAAGGGGTTATCTTCCGCTACCGGTTTGACCACCCGGCGATCGGGTTCGTGGTAGGTGCGTCCTCGAATATCGCCAAGATGCTGGTGAATTATGCCATCCAGCTGGCGCTCGGCGTCCTTCCCGTGTTCATCATCCTCGGGATCGGCATCTCTTCGGTGACCCACCTCGTGTTCGGCGGGATCGGGGGGATCATCGCCGCCGTCATCATCGCCAGGCTGATGAAAGCGGGGATCATCGCGGGCCATGAAACCTGA
- a CDS encoding ABC transporter substrate-binding protein — protein MTFLLSIDDTDSLNSRGTGRLARAIADRLGQEYPVTAVTRHQLFVHESIPYTSHNSCAVIHIGPCAPDHAERIFSIARQVMMDDFVEGSDPGIALAHITEVTPAMVTFGQDAKRMVLTQDRARTLAKNCSIRLEGLGGTEDGVIGAMAGLGLASTGFDGRYLQKGRIREILGPAPAGTLLEAGIDMILTVDGVPVTTGIIVSPEGKSVKACPVKGKTVLFVEEREGALHAVKRD, from the coding sequence ATGACATTCCTTCTCTCTATCGACGACACCGACTCCCTCAACTCACGCGGCACAGGCCGGCTGGCCCGGGCGATCGCAGACAGGCTCGGGCAGGAATACCCCGTGACTGCGGTCACCCGGCACCAGTTGTTCGTGCACGAGTCCATCCCCTACACGTCCCACAACAGCTGTGCGGTGATCCATATCGGTCCCTGCGCACCCGACCATGCAGAGAGGATCTTTTCCATAGCCCGGCAGGTGATGATGGACGACTTCGTGGAAGGGAGCGATCCCGGGATCGCCCTCGCCCACATCACGGAGGTGACACCCGCCATGGTCACGTTCGGCCAGGACGCGAAGAGGATGGTGCTCACCCAGGACCGGGCCCGGACCCTTGCGAAGAACTGTTCGATCCGCCTGGAGGGGCTGGGCGGGACCGAAGACGGGGTGATCGGCGCCATGGCCGGGCTCGGGCTGGCCTCGACCGGCTTCGACGGGCGGTACCTCCAGAAGGGAAGAATCCGCGAGATCCTTGGCCCTGCACCGGCGGGGACGCTGCTCGAGGCGGGAATTGACATGATCCTCACTGTGGACGGGGTCCCGGTCACCACCGGCATCATCGTGTCCCCGGAAGGAAAATCGGTAAAAGCCTGCCCGGTTAAGGGAAAAACCGTTCTTTTCGTGGAAGAAAGGGAAGGGGCACTTCATGCAGTGAAACGTGACTGA